The window CGCGTTGTATATACTTTGGTAACTCCTTTTTTTGACATATTAACGTCACACTTGTCCAAAAACCTAATAATTGGGTTCCGGACTCGTTTGAGATCAAGTTCAAAATTGTTAAAATTTCTTTTGGATTGCAAGTCTGCAGCAAAATAGAGCAATGGCAGCGATACTTTTGGGGTGTGTTTGTTTTTCTTGGTGATACTTTAAGCAGAAGACTCCACTGATGGATATTGCTGGACTTACTTTGATATGAAGACGGAATGTCAGAATGAGGCAAAAGGACCATATCTTCAAGAAGTTATTTGATTCTATCCATCATAATGCATCACAGAGCGCTACAGGACTTGGCAATCATGGTGGGCCAACTTGGCAATCATGGTAGGCCAAATGGTTGGCTATCTGAACTTCCACCATGTTGGTGCGAGTTCGATTCCCCGCCTTGTAATCCCCACAGAGCCACTACAAGACTTAGTTGCCAATGGACATTAGgagtagatgatgatgatgacagATTGTGATGTTCGTCTTGGACATGCCTCGGGCATCTGGCAAAGATGCGTCTAGCGTAACACATGAAGTTATGTGCTGATGCTACCTAGTATCTTGTTGCGATCAACAGTACACAATGAGTCTATTCAGGGTAGTTTGGGGAGTTATGTTCTGCCTGCCAGGGTTGTGAGGGGTTAGTAAGTTAATTTGAACACTGTAGGAGGATGGTGTAATGCATAATATATGATGCTACATCTCCTAGTAAATGGCAAAGTACTCCCGAAGGCTGTGGTCCCACTGCTCTCTTGAATGTACGCAGCAAGGATTGGGGAAAAAGGTACTTGTATCCTGATTCTGTAGTCTTGGTTTTGACTAAGCACAGGGATTAGAGTTGGCATTATGTGTGCTCCAGAAAGATGGACCCAAGAAACTAGGGTCAAGAGTTTAGTTTGAGATTTAATAAAATAAGCAAGTCTCATCTGAATCTTTGACTTTGTATACTCACCATTTTAAAGGAGGAACTGCAGTTTCTGTtaccttcaaaaaaaaaaaggaggaggAACTGCAGTTGGAAGCACCAAAATATGCTGTACTTATAAGGTCACCACTCCTTACTACTTGGATTAGATGTAGTTTGTTTTCGGTAAAATATTTAATAAGTCGGATGATGTTGAGTTTTCCCACTAGAGGACTGCAAATGAGTCTCCGAGGGTCAACAGTTCCAAGCCAGCCTAAGTCTGCAGAAACTTTTTATGCAAATAATGTAAGCCAAATGGAGTTCATTGAATACTGGACATTTATACTGGTGAATGACCaacttttctcttttatttctgttgaCCACTTCCAAAGCCTACACATACTGAAGTAGCCccataaacaagaaaaatgataGGATAAGAGATCTGTATTTCCTCGTGCCTCTCATTTCCTAGTATACTTCACTGGAGTGACTAATCTAAAGcactaaaaattataaataagagAAGATTGAAATATTTGTTTATAGATAACgtttctatttttccttcttgTTTTTAAAGTATATTATTCTATTAGCATATATGGTTATTGTTTTTATTGAAGGCATAATTAGTAAATAATCCCCTCTTCCCTTCACGAAAAAGAAAAATTGTTCCCAAGTGCTTCGCCCATTAAAAAGAAAGTTAGGACCACACTTGAGGGATTGTTGCAgacttaaataaataaataaaagtgtcaTCTCTCTAACAATTTAAAATTTACAATGGTTACAATTCTATAATATCAAGTTTCCAACTTTTGACAAAACTTTAAAGATAGGAAAATTGTAACAAAGGGGTAATGTTCTAAAATTCATGCGAAAGACCGAGAGTATGGAGGAAGGTTAAAATTGCTACATTTaaataaaatagaagaagaagaagatggacaaTTTCTATTCAAGTCATGAAATCACTATTCATGGTTCGGACCTAAAAGCGATATTCATCTATATACaaataggggtgtacatggaccgggttggtttggtttttatcaaaaccaaaccaaaccaactatatcggtttggattggttcggttttgtcgggtttttgggcttttttgttacatgaatattatttcaatcttactttgttaaaattatagataaagctttgataagtgaatatatgtttagtaaatatggaaaaaaattaacaaacatatgatctattaaaatattctaatgggagaTTTTAGTaatacatgatagttattttcttagtcgtctaacaataatttttcgttaatttacgctttcaaggttaatacatgggaggatcccaaatatttctacattttctaaagaaaattcactataaagtcttaaaaatataaataaaatttatatatttatatgtcggtttgattcggatttttttactcaataccaaaccaagtcaaaccaaacctagtcgggtttttattcaatttggtttggtttttcgaTTTGGTACggttttccggttcggtttgaacacccctaatACCAAATAAGATAACAGAGAGGAAGGAAGAGAGTGGAGAGAATAAAAAGTAAGAgaggggtttggggggggggggaggcagggagagagagagacagaATCAGAAGATTCAGTACATGCCAATAGATTTGAATCATGAATTGCATCTTTTAAACTATTTCTTATGAATGAGCAATTGTTGTTTAATGGAGTAAGGAAAGAGGTGCCATTTGGTGTGTGCTGCTAGGGTGAGAGGGGTAATGGTGGCCCCCATTTGGAACAAGTTAGTGTTCAACGAAATCTAAAAGTTGGTTGTCAGCCACCACACAAATGTTTCTCCTTAAATGCGCTCAGGGTAGCTTGAAAAATTTCTGATACATGTATGATGATCTTTTGAGTCTTGATTTATAGAAACATTACTTATTTAATTATGGAATGCTTATTGTTTCGTACACAATGAATATAGGAGCATGCGAGAGTTGTCCTAGCTCAACAACCACAATGAAGATGGGGATTGAAAGGGTACTCAAGGAAAAATTTGGAGAAGCCATCAAGGATATTCGCCAAGTATATGATGAACGTGTAGTTGAAACCACCGTTGAGGTGAATATTTTCAAAATCAGTTGCAAATTGATGCTATTGCAATTCAAATGGCTTAAAAAATGTCTAACTAAGAACTCATATTCCTGCAGGCTGTGAATGCTCACCTCGATATATTAAGACCTGCCATTAAGAATTTTGGTGGCAGTGTGGAAGTTTTATCTGTCGAGGAAGGCAATTGCAATGTGAAGTATGTAGGGCCTGACTCTATTGGATCAGGAATCAAAGCAGCAATTAAAGAGAAGTTCCCAGATATTGTCAATGTAGTGTTTACTGCCTAGCTTGCTGCGCGACAGGATTTTGTGAAGTTCTTTTGACATGTTTGAGGTTAGAAACCAACGCTATTGTCTTTTATGTAGGAGAGATGAATAGTCACAACCATTTCGAGCAACTTATTCACTATGTAAAGAGATAACCAATAACGAAGTGGCCAAGTTTCTTACCGCCTTCACTATTCTGTATTGATATGACAAGATTGTGAGAAGCAACATCTTTACAATACATTTATGCTCTCCAAATTAATGTATGTCATGGAATGAGGGTCAATTGTGCAGAACAACTGAACTTCCTCTTCAACTTGATCTGGTATCCTCTTAAAATTAGTTGGCATAATGATCTAAGCAGACAGCCGACATGAAAGGTTAATCAAAAGGGGTGAAGATGAAATAGCAAGTGATTGTCCAAGTGATTAAAAAGGTTGGAAAGTTTAAGTGCAACGCAACATGTTCTAAGTTATCAGGAGGAATGGTAGAGTTTTGCTTGCCATCCCAACACATTTACCTGGCTACTGATCTCTATGGTTGCTTGGGCATAATAACACTGGTTGAACCATCTGACATTAACCCTTTCATGAGTACACCACTATAGGTTAGCTATTTAGTTCACAACCCACCCACTCCGTGCAACCCAGATAAAAGTGATTAAGCATGAAAGATATCCTGCAAAATAAAGCTGCTATActtcactctttttttctttttctttaaatcCCTTGATGTACGCATATGCTTTTGTTGTCGTCAGGAATATATATCATCCTACTGCTTTCCAGCTCTCTTTCTGGACAAGGAGCAAAAAAATTGTCTGTGCATAACCGAAAATTGATGAAATTCTTTCTTGTAGTTAACAAGCACGGAGAACCTACTGCAAATTTGAGTGTAGAAACTAAATCAGGTCTGGGACACATGTAAATACAGTACTATCTACTTTTACATCCATCAAATACAAGAACCATATACAAATAGGAAAAGAAGATAATCCAAAAAAGAGAAACAGCAGCACCATAACTATTATGATTCGTGATGAGGGCCCAAAGAAGCAGATCGCTTGCCCTTTTCACTTTCAGCTTCTATGCAGCGCCAATTCATGTCTGTCCATTCCAGTAAGCAACTTAAACGCAACTAAACCACAACTACTTCGATGTgttaatacaaaaaaaaaaaaaaagccaacaTGGCTCAATAATTTAATGACATGTCAAACAGATATGGTAGAAAGCGGAGGCTAACATGCTTATCACAATTTTAAGTTACAGATGTATTTACAGACTGCGTGGACTGTACTCTGAAGCAAAGGAGGACTGATCTCCACAGAAAGCATTATAGGGGCATCTCACGTTTCTTGTGTCACTTAAAAGAGAGCCACATTTGAGATTTGCAAGGTTCGATCACGTTTCATGCTGGAGGAAATCCAAATAGACATAGAACACATCACAGTGGCACCAGAAGTTGATTCAAGCAGCTTACCACAGCTCCTTGTAGCTTTCTGACGTACACAACCTAGAAAGTAAGGTGTAGAAGAAATTACACAAATCGTCTATTAAGCATCTTGCAAGAAGATTTAAGCTGTAACATCATCCTTATGGCTAAATTCTCATACACCACTCACATTAAGAGCATTGAGAGGAAAAATGTACTAACCCTCCCATTCATCCATCTGAAGTCTTTAACTTGCGGGGCCGTTTTGACTGTGCTGGCGAAGATGGAACTTCTGATAATCGCCCAGGCCCCTGGATCCCCAAATTAAAATAGTGGACTTTTAGAAATGTTTGGATAAATTTGGAGATTCATTAAAAACACTAATGTAGCATACCTTGCGTTTCTGGTCCCTTTTACCAACTCTGTCCCCTATACAACATGAAAATTATAGGCATCAGAAGATACCGTGTGAGTTTGAATGAAAGAGAGAACAGTTTGATCATAATGGAGTACACCTTTAACAGGCAGAGTAATTACTTCCGTCGTTCACTTACCTCCAAAACTTGTAGAGTCGGGGATGAATGTTCTGTCTTGTTGTGCACGCTGTCAACAAGCAGATATCAGCCCCATTAAATGCAAACACAAAGATAAATCTTTATCTAATTCATCTCGTAAAACGTAAGAAcactaaaaaatattatttaaaaaaaaaaggaaagaggtGCAGTAAAGAGTTAGAACCAGTATCCCGACCTTAGGAGGTGTACCAGGAGTCTCAGAATATGAACCTTCACGATAAGATGAGCCTTCTGCCTCCTTGTATTGTAGCTGATTTTAAAGACAAAAAGT is drawn from Nicotiana tabacum cultivar K326 chromosome 22, ASM71507v2, whole genome shotgun sequence and contains these coding sequences:
- the LOC107803163 gene encoding nifU-like protein 1, chloroplastic, whose amino-acid sequence is MAYIAPTMGVSQISSSIYKLELPLKSQNPNSFFLKRTKVTHKKFNLVNKASSIDGSTPAPGLYSAKQFELTPENVDLVLEDVRPYLISDGGNVDVVSVEDGVVSLQLQGACESCPSSTTTMKMGIERVLKEKFGEAIKDIRQVYDERVVETTVEAVNAHLDILRPAIKNFGGSVEVLSVEEGNCNVKYVGPDSIGSGIKAAIKEKFPDIVNVVFTA